The DNA window AATAGGCaaacaggaaacaaaattatcactctttgcagatatgatggtatacttaaaaagccctagagaatcaactaaaaaggagttgaaacaattaacaactttagcaaagttgcaggacataagttaaatccacataaatcatcagtgtttctatatattgccaacaaaacccagaaggaagagatagaaagagaaattccatttgaaataactgcAGATCATAAAAAATACTAGGGAGTCAACCTGACAAGATACCCAGGAATGCACTTACAAAATGtttccacacaaataaagtcagatctgaacAACTGGAtgaatattaattgctcatatgTAGACTGagccaatagaataaaaatgacaaatctacctaaaataatttccttattcagtgccatgctagtcaaactaccaaagaattgttttatagagtagaaaaaaaataaaaacaaaattaatctcTATCAACAGGTCAAGAATGCCAAGGGAATCAGtgaaagaaaatgtgaaggaagtctagcagtaccagatttcaaactatgttACCAAATAGTAATTATCAAAAGAaactgttactggctaagaaatagagtggtggatcagtggaatagattagggacacaaaacacagaagtaaatgatcatagtaatctagtgtttgataaacccaaagatctttGCTTTTGAGGCAAGATtgcactatttaacaaaaatatctgGGGAAATTGGGAAGTAGTCTGGTAAAAATTAGGCATAGTAAAACATCTCAaaacatataccaagataaatcAAATTCAGTAAATTATTTAGATATAAATGGTGATATCATGAGCAAATTATGGAAGTATGGgaaaaaattacctgtcagatctatggataagggaacaTTTTATAccaaataaatgagagaaaggaTTATGGAAAGTTAAATAGATAAGTTTTatcacatgaaattaaaaaaaaaattaatgcagacaaaaattagaaggaaaatatctCTTATATAGACTTCATTGCTCAACTATAAAGGGGactaagtaaaatttataaaaatcagagaaattcCCCAACTGATCAATTACCAAAGgacatgaataggcagttttcagagaaaaaataaaaaattatcaaTAGTCATGTAAAAAATGCCTTAAGTAGCCAATAATaagtgaaatgaaaattaaaataactcagaaatactacctcaaacctatcacattggctaacatgacagaaaaggaaatgataagtgCTAGAGAGGATGTAGAAATATGtggacattaatacactcttggtggagttaATTAGactaactattctggaaagcaatttggaactatgtgtaTACCTTTTaatccagtaatatcactacaAACACATCAAAGAAACAGGGAAagtctacatacacatatacaaacatgtacatatatacatacatacacacatgtatgtttgtgtatataaacCACAATATTAATAGGTGAAgaatatatatgaatttatataaacacacacatacacaaatatatatatatagggatatgtgtgtacacacatgcagatatacatacatataaacacatgtatatatacatgtatttatttatttatccactcatttatttatttgttcattcattcatttgttcattcgtttgtttgtagcagttttttttgtggtgtcaaagattTGGAAATCGAAGGGCTGCCAATCAGtcgaggaatggctgaacaagttctgatatatgattatgatggaatactgttgtaatttaagaaatgatgagagggaagggttcagaaaaaaatggaagtgaggataatgaggagaacattgtatagagtaacagcaatgttgaaataatgatcacctgtgaaagacttaactactgtGATCAAGACAGTGATACACACAATTGCaaaggacttatggtgaaaatgctatccaccttgaaagagagagaaatgatgaccTCTGAgcacaaactgaagcatatttttttcactttcttttatttttattgcaacatggctaatatggaaatatgttttgcatgattttacatgtataatagGCATCATATTGCTTGCCCAGGGGAAGGGGTtggtaggagggaaagaatttaaaactcaaaactttgaaaAAGTGCTGTTAAAATTGATTTGACAGTGCTTGCTCAGAGTGGGATTCACACTGCTTGCTTACAGCAAATTTCTGTAACTTGCTCCCAGGACGTTATTTGCTTGTAACTCTATTGATTCCTAATGCAAGAGAAGACCCACGGGAAAGCTAGTTGACTGTTTCTAACACCACTCCCATTcccagaggaagaggaaaaacacaTTAGAAAGTATCCCAAGGTCTAACCTGATGCCAGTGCCCTTCCCTCCACTTCTCAATCCCAGCCCTGCATCACTGACACTCACTTTTCACACTGATCTTCACAGGGTTGCTCTGTTTCCTGATATTTTGAGCCACTGCTTTTGCCTTACACCAGTATGATCCTGAGTCTTCCCTCCAGATGTTTGGGATGTGGAGCACCTGGGACTTATTCCAGCCTGATGTGATGACCCTGCCATCTCTGATGAAGGAGAAGTGCAGCTCTGTGCCTGACCTCTGTGGAGGAAGCTGGGTCTCACAGCTCAGGGTCACTGAAGTTCCCTCGCTGGGCTCGGAGGTTGTGGTTTTCAGCTCAGGGGGTGGAAACAGTTCTAGAGAGAGGAGGCAAACACAGTGCCCAGGACAGTGAGTGTCTGAGCTCCTGGGGTGACATGTCTTGTGTTCTTAGCTAAACAAATGAAGGCACACACAGATGACtccatctcctttcccttttatttccttattcatGAGCTCGCATaacctctccccctttcctccctcccctaagaTTGAAGCTCTTACCTTGGACTTGGAGCTTTACTTCTTTTGAAGTGTCTGGATACCATCTATTCCCCAACTTGGCCTTGCAATAGTATTGACCACTATGATTTGAATTTGCATGAGGGATTGAGAGCACTGAATTTTCTCCGACATAAGAAAAGgactttttgtctttatagtatAAAATGTCTTTAAGTGATATAGCCTTCCCATGGCATCTCAGGAGCAATGTGTCTCCTTCAAAAACAGAGTATGGAGTTTGAAGAATCAGTGTATCTGTAAGAGAGAGTAGAGGACTCAGTTTACCTCTTActgccccttcttccttctgACAGTCTCTAAAAGAGAGAGGCACATAGAGAGAAGCCTGTCATATCTTGAGGGATCCTGGTTTTGCCCTCTTTGTTTCCTCACATGACACATTTATATAACCAATTTCCCTCACTCTAGGACAAGGAGCTTTTTCCCCCCAGATGACATACTATCTGATAAATTCCCTTACTCATATCTGTATCTAGAAAGGGAATTTcattgacctgagttcaaatccaacctcagaaacttactgtctgtgtggtcctgggcaaatcacttatctctacctgcctcagtttcctcatctacaactgcctcccagggttgttgtgaggatcaaatgagttaatatttataaagcacttatggcctaaaagtgctacataaatgctaatgaTTATTGTTATCACTATTATTCTTCTTTCTATGATCAAGACTAGCCCTCATCTGCCCGGTCATCTGAGGAAATCCATTACCTACATACATGGTCTGAGGCGAGCAGCATAGAGTGGCTCTCCAGCTCTGATGAATCTCTGGCCCTGCGTCCTCCCTTAGTGTCATAGTGTGTAGAGTGTTAAAATCCCCAGGATCCTCTCCACCTGTTTCATTTCTCCCTCCTTGCAGGAAATTGCACTCCAAAGCTATTTCCCAAAGATATTATTTCTGAGGCTTAACTCCACTGTTTACCCACCAGTAGAAAGGACAAGGTACACAGGATCACTAGGGGAGAGGCCCTCCAAATGGCATCTGTATTCTCCAGCCTTTTCAACCTCAAGAGGGTTTGACTTTTTTTGCCATTGATGCTCAAGGAACCACCACAATTTCCCTGGATCTTGAAAATGGAATCCACTGCAGGTCAGAGTCACCTTCTCCCCCTTGAAAATAGGGGTCCATGGAGGATTTGGTATCACCACAACTTTCTTTAAAGCAGCTGTAcagagaagataaagaaagaaagagggacaaAGATTTTAGTCTCTGAAGCCCCATTCTTTAAATGTGTGATagggaagaaatagaaatgttgaTCCCATCAAATTTTGACCTGGAATCCAATAGCTTGTGGTTCAATTATGGTTGTAATTAGTCCTCTCTCCCTCTATTCCCCTTTcacccttcctcctcttttcacACCTGTGTGATTATAGAAATCAGGGACCATCTAATGTcagatcaatcaatcagcaaatctTGCTCACAGGGtaattgtgaagaccaaatgagatcacatatgtacagcactttacaaatcttaaaacactatataaatattattattgtggaTATTAAAgctctatgtgtcaggcactgatcTGAGCCCTGGCTTGTCAGAACAGAAGTACAGGAAAGAACCAGTTCATATGAGTATCATATAGAAAGAGGGGGGCCAGGTTTGTACTCCTTGAAGCACTGAGAACCACAGCACAAGAGAGGACAACTCCATGCCTAGGTGTCATACCAGGGACCTGGGTAGGAGAGAGTCTACTCTAATCTCCAACATCTGACATGGCCTGAGTAGGACATTGCAGGGGATGGAACCAATTTCATATTGAAGACTggcaaaggaaaaggagatgaactGGCTGAGGCCAGTGTTCTCAGCTGGCCTTGAAGAAAGTGAAACAGAAAGAAGTGATTGAGTCAGATGGTGAAACCTGGCACCATTGACCTCATGAAGAATTTATTATACTTCAAATTCAtcataagtatatataaatatatgtatattcttatatataattatacttgtaagtatatatgtatatatacttatatacaagTACATAAAAGTAATTATATTTCAAAGGCAAATTCATAAATGCAGGCAAAAATATCATGCACATGTCacacaatgcaataaaataaaaagagaaatggttaaaagaaatgagagaaactacattatacttaaaggcactatagataatgaataaGATTTTTAACTCAGTTGTTAAATGgatgtatgatttcattggttcagAAGTTCCTTCCAACAAGGAAGAACCTAACTCATCCATGCCTTCCCATCTTCTGTGACTTCCATCTGTGTCTTTGCAAATGTAATggagacctttctttctttctcccaatACTGTGAGCTACAAGTGAAACATTCTGGCTgttctgttatttattattttcactatATGACCAGACCATTTTCAGTTTTgtactataattttttaaattaaatcttcTATTTCAGTTCTTCTTCAGAGTTTCCCATTGGGAACAGTGGTAAAATGTATGTattgaaaagatgggccttttcatttctaaaatacatagagaactgaatcaaatttataaaaatataagttattccccaattgagaaatggacaaggcatatgaacaggcagttttcagatgaagaaattaaagctacctatagccatatgaatcttctaaatcactattcattatggaaatgcaaactaaaataactctgaggtactacctcatatctatcagattgattaatatataaaaaaagaaaatgacaaatgttagagaagacatgggaaaattggaacactaatgcattgttggtggaattgttaactgatccaaccattccagaaatcaatttggagctatgcccaaagggctataaaactgtgcatgccacttgacctagcaataccactactaggtctgtatcccaaagagatcataaaaaagggaaaaggatctacatatacaaaaatatttatagcagctctttttgtggtggcaaagaattggaaattgaggggatgcccttcaacTGTGGAGTGGCttaacaagttttggtatatgaatgtaatgtaatacaattgtgctgtaagaaatgatgagcaggcagatttcagaaaaacctagaaagatctgcatgaactgatgttgaatgaagtgagcataaccaggtgaacattgtaacattgtaacagcaatattgtgcaatgatcaactatgataaacttggctcttttCTGCAATACAATCATGCAAGGCAATTCCCAATgattcatcatggaaaatgctctccatatccagaaaaaagaactatggattctgaatgcagattgaagaatactattttcactttgttttaaatttttttctttcttgttatttttactttttattatgattctttttttttcacaacgtgactactgtggaaatatgtttagcatgattgtacatatataacctatatcagattggttgttatattggggaggaggaaggaaaagaagggaaagagaaaattttggaactcaaaatcttttttttttttttttatttttagtaccTTTTATTCAGCAGTCAAACGAGGGTATATTTCAAATAAGCATTTTGTGCCATATCCAACGCCAGTTCAACAGACTAAGATTCCCTCCCACAAAACTGTCACTTATTTGGTCTGTCTGCAACCGTCTGCATAATAAATGAGAACTGCTACAAATGTTCAATATTCCAGCATATAAAACCGAGCAACAAGTATCTCAAAATAGTCATGACCTTAAAACAAATTTCTCAGAAAAAATACAACACAAGATTAAGCTTCtgcaatattatttccatataaaacactagtaaaatatttttcttaaaaattaaataatgaaatacCAAACCAATTATATACAGTACACACGAATGAGTCAAAACATCCAATTCTTGGTCTCTCTGGTGGCAAGAAGTTCTATCATATTTTGTGGCACTAGAAAGCAATTCAGTCAAGACCCCTAACTCAAGAAGCACTCAGAAAGAAAATGTCTACAGTCCCACACTGCACTTCACATGGACAGGTTTGCCTGAAGTCTCCAAGAAGAGATCTCATGTTTACTTCAAGTGggcaaaaaattaaaacttttgtTCTGACAGCAGCCAGTGTGGTCTTTTAGGTTTACTGCTCCTAGCTCCAAGCTATGTATTTGAGAATAATGCTTTTCTTAGTATATGGTAATCTGTCCATTTGAAAGAGGTCCCCCTTTGAATTGTCTCCTTAGTTCACTCTGGCATTTTGCCTTATtatggtaaaaagaaaaatatatttgatcCTACAACTGGTTTCAGATACCAAATCAAGGATAACTGGTAAGAACCTAAAGGATCAGCACATCTCTAAGAAATGAGTTTTGACTTCAAAAACACAAAGAATACATAAATAATCTTTCTATATGTATATCATCACAAAATTCCTTAAGTACACACTTGGCAAAGCTACCATTTTACCTTGGGAAATCTGAGCACTCAGCTagaatgctcaataaatgtccTACTGCCACCAAGGTAAGCTAGATTCTTTTCTGTGTTCAAACCATATTCCTAGCAAGTATAGGATACACTTCTCAGCCTTTTCCCTCATGCTAATCTTTTCACATTCCCTTCCCAATGAttagcaaaaatgaaaatatgtacCACCTGAACAATTTGTGtcatttaataaaaacttgtcAAAAATTCCTTCCACTAAAGTAAACatcatcaatttttttgtttccttcttattcttctctAAGCTATAAGTAACACAGGCTCAGTCTATGTTCTCCGACGTTTGGCTGCACTTGGACTTGAGGGATTGCTGTTTGCATTTAAGACCTTTTCTGTGATTCGGTTGCGTTTCCTCTTGTCTGCACCTTCTTTTGACCCAGAGTCTGACgagcccttttctttctctttgccactggacttttcAGCTCCTTTCCCCAAATTTCCTGAAGATGTAAAAACATCTTCAGTACCAGTGTGTGGATCcacttcttcctttatttcttccttcacctCATCTTCAATCattacttttccttctttgaCCTCTTGAATAATTTCTTCAGGTAGGATGAAGTTCTTCTCTGAATTAGGGAATGGAAGAATCTCAGACTCATGCAATGCTTGCATATCGTACATAGTACTTAAATGGTcccagatgactttggaggagatcTGTCTCCCTATGTTCTGACTGAACTTGTCCCTGATGCAGATCATGTGGAAGTGCCGGTTCACACCGACGGGCTTGTGCCCCAGCATGGCATGGAAGAGGCACACTTCCACCTCGGGGCTCCACACCACGACATCCTCGGGCGGGCCCGGCGCCGACTCCACAGGGCCCTTCTCACCGCTACCGCCAGGACCCGGGCCAGAACCGGGGCCGCTGCCCCCACCGCCGCCGCTTCCACTGCCTCCGCCACCTCCACCGCCGCCACTCGCGTCCGAGCCagggccgccgccgccgccgcttccGCCGGTGGCAACCTCGGCTTCCCCCATAGCTctcggaactcaaaatcttacaaaaatgaatgttgaaaactattttacatctaactagaaaaaataaaatactattaagattttttaaaatatgggcttttggtgttataagaaatgatacacacacatacatagtttATGAAAAGCTCTATGGAGTATCCATTCAGATGTATGTCAAAATCTTCACTCATTTAATCTTTTCTATGGGGATGGAAAGACCAAACTCCTTTGAGAGATTATAAATTCTTTCCATGAAGTTCTGCAGTGTCTTGAGACCTGATCAATAAATACACTGTGATCCACAAACAGGAATGGCCAGAGGATGCTGATGTCCAAAGGATATCACCAATCAATGGGAATCCCTCCTTAATCTAGACTCTGTTCTGGATCTCTTCCATCACAGTACAAAACATTTTTAGGGAGAATATAattcctgttttatgcctcacctgATGTTTATTATTAGAGGGTCATTAAACAGGGTTATTTATGTTATTATACCTTCTAAGAAATCTTGAATGATCTTGCTATATTGGGAGGAGTCATTTAGTTGTAAAAGAGCACATAAGGTGATGTCTTGCTCTACCGAGCTGAATGCTTTTtcataataaacaaaaaaataaaataaaaataataaacaaaaataagcaCAATGAAGtcttatattctctatatattttggtCTTATGTGACACAGTGAAAATGTGGACAATTGTTGAATATTTGATGAGGAAGCAACAGATGTTGTGGAAGTCTGCTTGTTCAAGGGAATTGTTGGAAGATGGTGGCATGGTGGAATGCAGAGGATCCCCAATCCCTTGCAACAGTTAGAGATACATTATTCTACTAAGCAATAGAAAGAATCAACACTAAACTTTCCAACTCAATCCAGATATCCACAGGAGGTACTCCTGTTGTCCTGCACAGACTATATTTCTGACTCCATACTACAAAAGACTAGTGAAAGTAGGTTCAGAAATAATAGTGCAATGACCTGAAACAGTCTATTATGTTGGAAGCATGAGTTGCCCTTCCATTCATAtgaactcatttttcttttgtgtgtgccTTTTCAAAACTGGATCATGTGAGCAATAAAATGgtggactagacattttctctgatcctcatgacTTTACAAACCTTTCCAAAATAGAAGGTATGTGCCAAAGATAAGCTACTTCAGCTGTCCCCATGGTCTAGGACAtaccagaatccaaaagaaggtttaAGAAAACACCATGAACTTACTCCTGCCCTAAGCTCACTCAGTActcctctctcacctcccatGTAAATGGCAGTGAGGCTACACTACTAAACTCAAGGAGCCAAAATAGAAGAAACCACCCACACATTCCAGGTACTTCCTCTTTTCAATGCTGTGGAGATCTTGGCTCCAGGTTATGATGGCAGTCCTTAAGAAGCACAAACCTACTGGGGGCTGTGACAGCCAACCAGTGTCACTGTTTGCAGGCCCATAACGCCAACAATAAAAATCTTTGATCTGATAGTGTAGGGCTGGAGAGCTGGAAAACAGAGGGAGAAGGACTAGACACTAAACTGAACACTAGATGTATAGGTGGGTAGATTGGGAAGGGTTGTGTAGGACTTCATTAAGTCTGAGGGAAAGAGCTCAGCATCTAGCTTGACCCAGTTCTATTGACCCAAAAGACATTTGGCCTAGAAACCTAAGCTGGTGAATCATGGATTGCCCAGAGTGAGAGGGGGCTGGGACACTTTGAGATTCAGTCCTCAAGGAAATAAATATCAAAGGGAAGAGAGTCAGAAAATGAGCAATAaagcaaaagaagggagaaaagactgaaattaccaaagatctctgGACAAAAGAACACTCAAAGATCGGgaacataagcaaattaaatcaTCAGAGAGAAcagtaacaacagaaggaaatacaGCTTTCTgatctagtaaatgagttcagACATCTATAAGCAAATATATCAAAATGAATGGAAATGATCTAATATTTGATGAGACAGAGGAGCCTGTGGAATGTGAGAACATGGAACCAGAACAATGTTCCTAGGgtctaaaaagagaaatgagaattaggaGAGCAGGATTTATGGCCTGAATAGGAAAAATAatgggcagaatagaaaaacaaacaaacaacccctgGAATCTCCAATAGAAAGTCTCaccgaaaaagaaaaagaacaatagattggaaatgcaaatatacagaaatgataaaaaacaaaaacatggaaagaaaataTACTCACTCCCTATGCAAGCAAAATATActgatctcaaagacaggatgGGTAGAATAAACCTAAGGATCATAGCTTTCCCTGGGGAATATCACAAGACAAAACACCTGTACACCAGAAGGCATAAGAAGTAACAGTGAAGAGGCAGATGGCAGATTATGGATAGACCCTGGTGACATTTTTCCTACAGGTGAATATTTCTCCCATTACAACATGAAAAAGGGGAACAGAGCAGGAGGATAGAGAGCAGTGAGTGATGTTCTAGGGTCGAATCATGAACTAGCAATGATGGGAAGGCGGTCTTTGTGGTCTCAGAAGGTGAAAAGCCTACAGGGGAGtggatgaggaggagggggaaagattgACAAgggtaagaaaggaaggaaaccttACATTGGAAGTGAGGGGGAGTTCCATTAATGAATGCTCCTTTGAGTGAAGCAAGATAAGGATTTTACACTGAATGAGGTCTGGAAGATTTGGTGCCTAAGAAATCTACTTCTTCTGGGAAGGGTGGGGAGGCAGAATTAAAACCCCTGGGGGTTGCAATTAGAGTCTAGAGGAGTGGGAGAGTATGGGCACAGGGAGAAGATTTACAGGCAAATGTAGGAGAAAATGTCAACACAGCATACAGATATGCTTTCGGTATATACAGTGGTGGGGGGAACAATTCCCCACAATGGGGGAGTGTCCTTATGACactgtggatagaatgttgggcctagagtcatgaagacttgagttcaaatttggcctcaaacattagcttcatgaccctggccaagtcccttagctctgtttttctcagtttcatcattgtaaaatgaactgtagaaagaaatggaaaaccatttcattatctttaccaagaaatcctcaaatggaatcatgaaaagtcagacccaactgaaatgactgaatagcacaGTCTCTATGACACCTGCAATAATAATAGGCATTGCTCTGAGAGTGGGacacaatgaaaaagaggaatccATGGGAGTAAGCCCAATAATGATGCAGCAAAAAGTGCATAGAGGGCAATGCAAAATGTATACCTTGGAAGCTTTGATTATATGAAGAACACAGAGAAAAGAGATTCCAGGTGATTATAGGGGTCATGAATCAGAAAATGAGGGTCTAGAATAAACAGAAGGATAATATGCATAATgaagagaatagaagaaaattttttagggaagaggtacaaaaaatgaaatgaaaagccaCTAATGAACAAGACAAg is part of the Dromiciops gliroides isolate mDroGli1 chromosome 4, mDroGli1.pri, whole genome shotgun sequence genome and encodes:
- the LOC122752491 gene encoding MRG/MORF4L-binding protein-like, which produces MGEAEVATGGSGGGGGPGSDASGGGGGGGGSGSGGGGGSGPGSGPGPGGSGEKGPVESAPGPPEDVVVWSPEVEVCLFHAMLGHKPVGVNRHFHMICIRDKFSQNIGRQISSKVIWDHLSTMYDMQALHESEILPFPNSEKNFILPEEIIQEVKEGKVMIEDEVKEEIKEEVDPHTGTEDVFTSSGNLGKGAEKSSGKEKEKGSSDSGSKEGADKRKRNRITEKVLNANSNPSSPSAAKRRRT
- the LOC122752490 gene encoding Fc receptor-like protein 4, with the protein product MLLWTSLLILVSVNGQEAALKKVVVIPNPPWTPIFKGEKVTLTCSGFHFQDPGKLWWFLEHQWQKKSNPLEVEKAGEYRCHLEGLSPSDPVYLVLSTDTLILQTPYSVFEGDTLLLRCHGKAISLKDILYYKDKKSFSYVGENSVLSIPHANSNHSGQYYCKAKLGNRWYPDTSKEVKLQVQELFPPPELKTTTSEPSEGTSVTLSCETQLPPQRSGTELHFSFIRDGRVITSGWNKSQVLHIPNIWREDSGSYWCKAKAVAQNIRKQSNPVKISVKRIPISGIHIETQPSGGQVTEGEKLVLICSVSQGTGNITFSWHREGINTSLGEKTRLSLEEKFVLSAMNKSDAGKYYCTADNSISTISSLLANVTVRSRSLSSQFNSTEKIGDLAFGLIVTQFIVVVLSASALLFFFGPWSKPGTPWRHCGFNSRPPQ